In Xyrauchen texanus isolate HMW12.3.18 chromosome 32, RBS_HiC_50CHRs, whole genome shotgun sequence, the following proteins share a genomic window:
- the LOC127626098 gene encoding synaptotagmin-6-like, producing MSGITAEDQDMVCEKAVALIVNLCLDDSPHLDSVTCQDFLLLLTNENTNVSSSDISFSLLLLAFVVCGFALLGVISVATWKLCWVPCHCKALSNSAITLAPTRSERDQLREGHGDHYPSLRDIMAADKLKDPGNFLEAAVKISHTSPDIPADVQLSMKDHLLRRTRISRQTTEPASSNRHSSFKKHLPRQMHHVTSLDRGSEFLDVEDYPTCTAASLGRIQPELYKQSTMEAEESSKNGTEKTCGKINFSLKYDYEGELLLVTILKAFDLPAKDLCGSSDPYVKIYLLPDRKRKFQTRVHRKTLNPTFDETFQFPVPYEELGSRKLHLSVFDFDRFSRHDMIGEVILDNLFEVSDLSQETTIWKDIQYATSESVDLGEVMFSLCYLPTAGRLTLTVIKCRNLKAMDITGYSDPYVKVSLVCDGRRLKKKKTSIKKNTLNPTYNEAIIFDIPPENMDQVNLHISVMDYDLVGHNEIIGVCRVGCHAEGLGRDHWNEMLAYPRKPIAHWHPLVEPKKSEKEWKNRTASFDSQGSCPSPKLPSSP from the exons ACATTTCTTTCAGTCTCCTGCTGCTTGCATTTGTGGTGTGTGGCTTTGCCCTGCTTGGCGTCATCAGTGTCGCTACCTGGAAGCTGTGCTGGGTGCCCTGTCACTGCAAAGCTCTTTCCAACAGTGCCATCACCCTTGCCCCCACCCGCTCAGAGAGAGACCAACTCAGAGAAGGTCACGGTGACCACTACCCGTCCCTCAGAGATATCATGGCAGCAGACAAGCTGAAAGATCCTGGGAACTTTCTTGAGGCGGCAGTGAAGATTAGTCATACGTCACCAGATATCCCTGCAGACGTTCAACTGTCCATGAAGGATCATTTGCTGAGACGCACACGTATCTCACGACAGACCACTGAACCGGCCTCCTCTAACAG GCACAGTTCTTTCAAGAAGCACCTTCCAAGACAGATGCACCATGTCACCAGTCTGGACCGCGGAAGTGAATTTTTGGATGTGGAGGACTATCCCACCTGTACCGCTGCCTCTCTTGGACGCATCCAACCGGAACTCTACAAACAGAGCACAATGGAGGCAGAGGAGTCGTCCAAGAATGGCACAGAAAAAACATGTGGCAAGATCAACTTCTCCCTTAAGTACGATTATGAGGGGGAGCTTCTTCTTGTTACCATCCTCAAGGCTTTCGACCTACCTGCAAAAGATTTGTGTGGCAGCTCAGATCCTTACGTCAAGATCTATCTGCTGCCCGACCGTAAGCGTAAATTCCAGACCCGTGTGCACCGCAAGACACTCAACCCCACATTTGATGAGACCTTCCAGTTCCCAGTCCCGTATGAGGAGCTGGGGTCTAGAAAGCTCCACTTGAGTGTGTTTGACTTTGACCGCTTCTCACGGCATGATATGATTGGGGAGGTCATACTGGATAACCTTTTTGAAGTTTCGGATCTCTCACAAGAGACAACCATCTGGAAAGACATTCAATATGCCACCAGT GAGAGTGTGGATTTGGGAGAGGTAATGTTTTCTCTCTGCTACTTGCCAACTGCAGGGAGACTTACACTTACTGTCATTAAATGCCGGAACCTCAAAGCCATGGATATTACTGGTTATTCAG ATCCTTACGTGAAGGTGTCACTGGTTTGTGATGGAAGACGCttgaaaaagaagaaaacttCCATTAAAAAGAACACTTTGAACCCAACATATAATGAGGCGATCATTTTTGACATACCTCCAGAGAATATGGATCAAGTCAACTTGCACATATCAGTCATGGACTATGATCT AGTGGGACATAATGAAATCATTGGAGTCTGTCGGGTAGGGTGCCATGCTGAAGGTTTGGGAAGAGACCACTGGAATGAGATGCTCGCTTACCCTCGGAAACCCATTGCTCACTGGCATCCACTCGTAGAGCCCAAGAAGTCGGAAAAGGAG tGGAAGAATCGCACTGCAAGCTTTGACAGTCAGGGGTCTTGTCCATCTCCCAAACTCCCCTCCAGTCCATAA